The Bradyrhizobium oligotrophicum S58 genome contains the following window.
CGCCTATGACATCGACGCGATCGCGGGCAAGGGGCTGCTCGACAAGGAGTGGCAGAAGCGGTTGCCGCAGAATGCATCGCCCTACACGTCGACCATCGTTTTCCTGGTCCGCAAGGGCAACCCCAAGGGCATCAAGGACTGGGACGACCTGCTCAAGAAGGGCGTCGAGGTGATCACGCCCAATCCCAAGACGTCCGGTGGCGCCCGCTGGAACTATCTCGCCGCCTGGGGCTATGCGCTGAAGAAGCTCGGGTCGGCCGACAAGGCCAAGCAGTTCGTCGGCGATCTCTATCAGCACGTTCCCGTGCTCGACACCGGCGCACGCGGCGCCACGGTGACGTTCGTGGAGCGCGGTGTCGGCGATGTCCTGCTCGCCTGGGAGAACGAGGCCTATCTGGCGCTGCGCGAATTCGGCAAGGACAAGTTCGAGATCGTGGCGCCGCAGCTGTCTATTCTGGCCGAACCGCCAGTTGCGGTGGTCGATACGGTGGCTGACAAGAAGGGCACGCGGAGTGTGGCCGAAGCCTACCTGAAATACTGGTATACAAAGGAAGGTCAGGAAATTGCCGCACGCAACTCCTACCGTCCGCGGGATCCCGAGGTCGCCAAGACATACGAGGCTGCCTTCGCCAAGGTCGAGCTGTTCACCATCGACGAAGTGTTTGGCGGCTGGACCAAGGCTCAGAAGGAGCATTTTGCGGAAGGCGGGATCTTCGATCAAATCTATAAGAATTGATCGAATCACGAGGAAGGAGTTGGTGACCGCCGGTCTGGTACGGCTTCGAACCCACAAGGTCAGAAGCCGGCGTTGCGGCGATCTGCGACACTGCGCGTGAGACGCTGTCCCCGGTCTCGGCCGACGAGGCAAGGGGGCGGCGGGCGGACACCGATCATCGATATCTCTCATCAATGGACCAGGCCTTTTTTTGAACGTACTTGCACCACGTCGCAGCACCTTGCCGGGCTTTGGTCTCACCATGGGACTGACGCTGACCTGGCTGTCTCTGATCGTCCTGATTCCGCTCGCGGGGCTGTTCGTCCGCTCGACTGATCTCAGCCTCGACCAGTTCTGGGGCATCGTCACCAGCCGGCGCACCCTGAGTGCGCTCAAGATCTCGTTCGGGCTCGCCTTCGCCGCCGCCTGCGTGAATCTCGTGATGGGCACCATCGTCGTGTGGGCGCTGGTGCGCTACCGCTTTCCCGGGCGCCGCCTGTTCGACGCCATCGTCGACGTTCCGTTCGCGCTGCCGACGGCGGTGGCGGGCGTGGCCCTGACGGCGCTGTTCACCCAGAAGGGCTGGCTCGGCGCGCCGCTCGCCGCAATGGGGATCAAGGTGGCGTTCACGCCGCTTGGCATCTTCGTCGCCATGATCTTCATCGGCATTCCCTTCGTGGTCCGCACCGTGCAGCCGGTGCTGATCGACCTCGATCCCGAGATCGAGGAGGCGGCGGCGAGCCTCGGCGCCGGGCGCTGGCAGATCGTCACGCGCGTGATCCTGCCGAGCCTGACGCCGGCGCTGCTGACCGGCTTTGCGCTCGCCTTTGCACGCGCCGTCGGTGAGTATGGATCGGTGATCTTCATCGCCGGCAACCTGCCGAACGTCTCCGAGATCGCGCCGCTGCTGATCGTGATCCGGTTGTCCGAATTCCGCTACGCCGATGCCACCGCGATCGCGGTGGTGATGCTGGTCGTGGCGTTCCTGATCATCTTTGCCGTGAACCGGCTGCAGCGCTGGGCGCAGAGCCGGGCGCCGTTGAATTAGGACGTGAGATGAGCGTGGAGATGACCCTGCAGGCGCCCTCCGTGGCGTCATCAGCGACGAGGCAGCGCGTGGCCCAGGCCGGCCGGCCGGACCCGCGCACCGAGCCGCGCCTGGTCCGGATCGTCATCACGACACTCGCATTGGCATTCCTGTCGGTGTTTGTCGTGCTGCCGCTGATCGTCGTGTTCGTCGAGGCCTTCGGCAAGGGTATTGCGGCCTATTTCACCGCGCTCGCCGACGCCGAGGCGTGGGACGCGATCAGGCTGACCTTGCTGGTGGCGCTGGTTTCGGTCGGCACCAATCTCGTATTCGGCCTGTGCGCCGCCTGGGCGATCGCCAAGTTCGACTTTCCCGGCAAGACGTTCCTGATCACCCTGATCGATCTGCCGTTCTCGGTGAGCCCGGTGATCTCAGGCCTCGTCTTCGTGCTGCTGTTCGGCGCGCAGGGCTTCTTCGGCCCGTGGCTGCAGAGCCATGGCCTGCAGATCCTGTTCGCGTTTCCGGGCATCGCGCTTGCGACCGTGTTCGTGACATTCCCGTTCGTTGCGAGGGCGCTGATTCCGCTGATGCAGGAGCAGGGCACGCAGGAGGAGGAAGCGGCGGTCTCGCTCGGCGCGTCCGGCCTGCAGACCTTCTTCCGCGTCACCTTGCCGAACATCAAATGGGGCGTGCTGTACGGCGTGCTTCTCTGCAACGCGCGTGCGATGGGCGAGTTCGGCGCCGTCTCCGTGGTGTCCGGCCACATCCGCGGCGAGACCAACACGATGCCGCTGCTGGTCGAGATCCTCTACAACGAATACCAGATGGTCGCCTCGTTCGCGATCGCCTCGCTGCTGGCGATGCTCGCGCTGATCACGCTGGTCGTCAAAACCGTCCTCGAACGGCAACTCGATGAGGGAGGTCCGCGTGACCATTGAAGTCAGGGGTGTCGTCAAGACGTTCGGCACGTTCAAGGCGCTCGACGGCGTCGATCTCAAGGTCGCCGACGGCGAATTGCTGGCGCTGCTGGGTCCGTCCGGGTCGGGCAAGACGACGTTGCTGCGGATCATCGCCGGGCTGGAATGGCCCGACTCCGGCGAGATCCTGTTCGACGGCGAGAGCGCGCTCGATCGCGGCGCCCGCGAGCGTCACGTCGGCTTCGTGTTTCAGCACTATGCGCTGTTTCGCCACATGAACGTATTCGAGAACGTCGCCTTCGGCCTGCGCGTGCAGCCGCGCCGTATCCGCAAGAGCGAGGCCGAGATCCGCGCGCGGGTGAAGGAGCTGCTCGATCTCGTGCAACTCGATTGGCTCGCCGACCGCTATCCGAGCCAGCTCTCCGGCGGCCAACGCCAGCGCATCGCACTGGCGCGCGCGCTCGCCATCCAGCCGCGCATCCTGCTGCTCGACGAGCCGTTCGGCGCGCTCGACGCGAAGGTGCGCAAGGAGCTGCGGCAATGGCTGCGCACCTTGCATCACTCCATCAACGTCACGTCGATCTTCGTCACCCACGACCAGGAAGAGGCGCTCGAGGTCGCGCACCGCGTCGTCGTGATGGACAAGGGCCGCATCGAGCAGGTCGGCTCGCCGAGCGACGTCTATGACGCTCCCGCGACCGCCTTCGTCCACGGCTTCATCGGCGAATCGATCATGCTGCCGGTCGAGATCTCCGGCGGCGCCGTGCATCTCAAGGGGCGCCCGCTGGATCT
Protein-coding sequences here:
- a CDS encoding sulfate ABC transporter substrate-binding protein, translated to MMRRLLAVVAGLAWAGSAYAADINLLNVSYDPTRELYVEFNKAFSAAYQKETGKSVEVKQSHGGSGAQARSVIDGLQADVVTLALAYDIDAIAGKGLLDKEWQKRLPQNASPYTSTIVFLVRKGNPKGIKDWDDLLKKGVEVITPNPKTSGGARWNYLAAWGYALKKLGSADKAKQFVGDLYQHVPVLDTGARGATVTFVERGVGDVLLAWENEAYLALREFGKDKFEIVAPQLSILAEPPVAVVDTVADKKGTRSVAEAYLKYWYTKEGQEIAARNSYRPRDPEVAKTYEAAFAKVELFTIDEVFGGWTKAQKEHFAEGGIFDQIYKN
- the cysT gene encoding sulfate ABC transporter permease subunit CysT → MNVLAPRRSTLPGFGLTMGLTLTWLSLIVLIPLAGLFVRSTDLSLDQFWGIVTSRRTLSALKISFGLAFAAACVNLVMGTIVVWALVRYRFPGRRLFDAIVDVPFALPTAVAGVALTALFTQKGWLGAPLAAMGIKVAFTPLGIFVAMIFIGIPFVVRTVQPVLIDLDPEIEEAAASLGAGRWQIVTRVILPSLTPALLTGFALAFARAVGEYGSVIFIAGNLPNVSEIAPLLIVIRLSEFRYADATAIAVVMLVVAFLIIFAVNRLQRWAQSRAPLN
- the cysW gene encoding sulfate ABC transporter permease subunit CysW — protein: MSVEMTLQAPSVASSATRQRVAQAGRPDPRTEPRLVRIVITTLALAFLSVFVVLPLIVVFVEAFGKGIAAYFTALADAEAWDAIRLTLLVALVSVGTNLVFGLCAAWAIAKFDFPGKTFLITLIDLPFSVSPVISGLVFVLLFGAQGFFGPWLQSHGLQILFAFPGIALATVFVTFPFVARALIPLMQEQGTQEEEAAVSLGASGLQTFFRVTLPNIKWGVLYGVLLCNARAMGEFGAVSVVSGHIRGETNTMPLLVEILYNEYQMVASFAIASLLAMLALITLVVKTVLERQLDEGGPRDH
- a CDS encoding sulfate/molybdate ABC transporter ATP-binding protein, yielding MTIEVRGVVKTFGTFKALDGVDLKVADGELLALLGPSGSGKTTLLRIIAGLEWPDSGEILFDGESALDRGARERHVGFVFQHYALFRHMNVFENVAFGLRVQPRRIRKSEAEIRARVKELLDLVQLDWLADRYPSQLSGGQRQRIALARALAIQPRILLLDEPFGALDAKVRKELRQWLRTLHHSINVTSIFVTHDQEEALEVAHRVVVMDKGRIEQVGSPSDVYDAPATAFVHGFIGESIMLPVEISGGAVHLKGRPLDLAAEGAAVGASTLFVRRHDMVIGPAGSGTLDGAITHVRSFGPVQRAEIALTEGMATIEIDAPRDRELRVGDRVGLKPRHYRIFAGG